In one window of Streptomyces sp. NBC_01224 DNA:
- a CDS encoding alkaline phosphatase D family protein produces the protein MQMNSGSGGTGGFGRRAMLGGTVGMALAAAGLSAGNAWGDAPFHDDPFTLGVASGDPWPDGFVLWTRLAPQPLAPDGAGGMPPYSVDVQWEVARDERFRSVVRRGRTRAVPELAHSVHVEVSGLQPGRHYYYRFRAGGVHSPVGRTRTAPPPHSRPKELDFAFVSCQAWFEGFYTAYRHLAEEDVDLVLHLGDYIYENAIDAMGGVRNVPVAAELRPEPMDLVQYRNRHALHRFDPDLIAAHRVHPFAVVWDDHEVEDNWARDRSKADTEPDQDPAVFRQRAAAAFQAYYEHLPLRLPNKPNGFEARMYRSLRYGRMATFHILDTRLFRDDQPCGDGTKSGCDERLTPGRTILGPEQEQWLYRGLGRSDTTWNMISQQIPVTQVDTDPGPGQAFVMDFWDGYVDARRRLFKEITDRSVSNPVVLTGDMHRHLAADLKQDFDDPESPTLGVEFVGSSISTTKDGMDLDPSGAKLLAANEHIKFTNFQRGYVRCSLTKESCRADFRVLPYVTTPGAPVSTRTSLVTEAGRPGIQSA, from the coding sequence ATGCAGATGAACAGTGGGTCAGGCGGCACCGGAGGGTTCGGCAGACGGGCGATGCTCGGCGGGACGGTCGGGATGGCCCTCGCCGCGGCCGGCCTGTCGGCGGGCAACGCCTGGGGTGACGCCCCCTTCCATGACGACCCGTTCACTCTGGGGGTCGCCTCCGGCGATCCATGGCCGGACGGATTCGTGCTGTGGACCCGCCTCGCGCCCCAGCCCCTCGCCCCGGACGGGGCCGGAGGCATGCCGCCGTACTCCGTCGACGTCCAGTGGGAGGTCGCCCGCGACGAGCGCTTCCGATCCGTCGTACGCCGGGGACGGACCCGCGCAGTGCCCGAACTCGCCCACTCCGTCCATGTCGAGGTCTCCGGGCTGCAGCCGGGCAGGCACTACTACTACCGCTTCCGCGCCGGTGGTGTGCACAGCCCCGTCGGCCGCACCCGCACCGCACCCCCGCCGCACAGCCGTCCCAAGGAACTCGACTTCGCGTTCGTCTCCTGCCAGGCGTGGTTCGAAGGCTTCTACACCGCCTACCGGCACCTCGCCGAGGAGGACGTCGACCTGGTCCTGCACCTCGGCGACTACATCTACGAGAACGCCATCGACGCGATGGGCGGCGTACGCAACGTCCCCGTCGCCGCCGAACTGCGCCCCGAGCCGATGGACCTCGTCCAGTACCGCAACCGCCACGCCCTCCACCGCTTCGACCCCGACCTCATCGCCGCCCACCGGGTCCACCCGTTCGCCGTCGTCTGGGACGACCACGAGGTCGAGGACAACTGGGCACGCGACAGGTCCAAGGCCGACACCGAACCCGACCAGGACCCGGCGGTCTTCCGGCAACGCGCGGCGGCGGCCTTCCAGGCGTACTACGAACATCTGCCGCTGAGGCTGCCGAACAAGCCGAACGGCTTCGAGGCCCGGATGTACCGCAGCCTGCGCTACGGGCGGATGGCCACGTTCCATATCCTCGACACCAGGCTCTTCCGCGACGACCAGCCCTGCGGCGACGGCACCAAGAGCGGCTGCGACGAACGGCTTACACCCGGCCGCACCATCCTCGGCCCGGAACAGGAGCAGTGGCTCTACCGCGGCCTCGGGCGGTCGGACACGACGTGGAACATGATCTCCCAGCAGATCCCCGTGACCCAGGTCGACACCGACCCCGGCCCCGGCCAGGCATTCGTGATGGACTTCTGGGACGGCTATGTGGACGCACGCAGGCGGCTGTTCAAGGAGATCACCGACCGCAGCGTGAGCAACCCCGTCGTACTGACCGGTGACATGCACCGCCACCTCGCCGCCGATCTCAAGCAGGACTTCGACGACCCCGAATCGCCCACGCTCGGCGTCGAGTTCGTCGGTTCGTCCATCTCCACCACGAAGGACGGGATGGACCTGGACCCCTCCGGGGCCAAGCTTCTCGCGGCAAACGAGCACATCAAGTTCACCAACTTCCAGCGTGGATACGTACGTTGCTCGCTGACCAAGGAGAGCTGCCGCGCCGACTTCCGGGTCCTCCCGTACGTCACCACCCCCGGCGCCCCTGTCTCGACCCGCACCTCGCTCGTGACCGAGGCGGGCCGTCCCGGGATTCAGTCCGCCTGA
- a CDS encoding glycoside hydrolase family 6 protein encodes MRTRGTTLHGVRRKLAALSALALGAALAVAIPSPASAAARVDNPYAGATAYVNPDWSAKAAAEPGGSAIADEPSFVWMDRIAAIEGAGDAMSLREHLDTALDQGANLFQVVIYDLPGRDCAALASNGELGPTELDRYKTDYIDPIADILADPAYASLRIVTVIEPDSLPNLVTNAGGSAGSTEACATMKANGNYEKGVGYALHTLGAIPNVYNYIDAAHHGWLGWDSNFVPAAQEFKKAATTEGATVADVQGFIVNTANYSALKEPNFKVTDTVNGTTVRQSKWVDWNFYVDELSFAQALRTELVNQGFASNIGMLIDTARNGWGGSARPTGAGPLTNVDDYVNGGRVDRRIHAGNWCNQSGAGIGERPTSAPEPGIDAYVWAKPPGESDGNSRPIDNDEGKGFDRMCDPTYTGNGRNGNNLTGALPNSPLAGHWFSAQFQELVRNAYPPLDGSGGGDNDTQAPTVPTGLKVTGKTSGSVSLSWTASTDDTAVSAYDVYRSGVQVGSTASTSYTDTGLTASTAYSYTVKARDAAGNVSAASAAVSATTDQGGGTGNGTLKVQYKNTDSSATDNQIRMGLQLVNTGSTAVDLSTVKVRYWFTPEAGASTFGTACDYAVIGCSHVNSGVSSSGGSAAGASHYLEVGFSSGSLAAGASTGEIQLRLNKTDWSNFNEADDYSRGTNTAYADASKIGVYAGGTLSWGTAP; translated from the coding sequence ATGAGAACCAGAGGTACCACCCTGCATGGAGTACGCCGAAAACTGGCCGCGCTCTCCGCCCTGGCGCTGGGCGCGGCGCTGGCGGTGGCCATACCCTCGCCGGCATCGGCCGCAGCCCGGGTCGACAACCCGTACGCGGGCGCCACCGCGTACGTGAACCCCGACTGGTCCGCCAAGGCGGCAGCCGAACCGGGCGGCAGCGCGATCGCCGACGAGCCCTCCTTCGTCTGGATGGACCGCATAGCCGCCATCGAGGGCGCGGGCGACGCGATGAGCCTGCGCGAGCACCTCGACACCGCCCTGGACCAGGGCGCGAACCTCTTCCAGGTGGTCATCTACGACCTGCCGGGACGGGACTGCGCCGCGCTGGCGTCCAACGGTGAGCTCGGCCCCACCGAGCTCGACCGGTACAAGACCGATTACATCGACCCCATCGCCGACATCCTTGCCGACCCGGCTTACGCGAGTCTGCGCATCGTCACCGTCATCGAGCCGGACTCGCTGCCGAACCTGGTCACCAACGCCGGCGGCTCGGCCGGATCCACCGAGGCATGCGCGACGATGAAGGCGAACGGCAACTACGAGAAGGGTGTCGGCTACGCCCTGCACACCCTCGGTGCGATTCCCAACGTCTACAACTACATCGATGCGGCCCACCACGGCTGGCTGGGCTGGGACTCCAACTTCGTCCCGGCGGCCCAGGAGTTCAAGAAGGCCGCGACGACGGAGGGCGCCACGGTCGCCGATGTCCAGGGCTTCATCGTGAACACGGCCAACTACTCGGCCCTGAAGGAGCCGAACTTCAAGGTCACCGACACCGTGAACGGCACCACGGTGCGTCAGTCCAAGTGGGTGGACTGGAACTTCTATGTCGATGAGCTCTCCTTCGCACAGGCACTGCGCACGGAGCTGGTCAACCAGGGCTTCGCATCGAACATCGGCATGCTCATCGACACGGCCCGCAACGGCTGGGGCGGCTCTGCCCGGCCCACCGGTGCAGGACCGCTGACCAACGTGGACGACTATGTCAACGGGGGCCGCGTCGACCGGCGCATCCACGCGGGCAACTGGTGCAACCAGAGCGGTGCGGGCATCGGTGAGCGGCCCACCAGCGCCCCCGAACCCGGCATCGACGCCTACGTCTGGGCGAAGCCCCCGGGCGAGTCGGACGGCAACAGCCGGCCCATCGACAACGACGAGGGCAAGGGCTTCGACCGGATGTGCGACCCGACGTACACCGGAAACGGCCGCAACGGCAACAACCTGACCGGCGCCCTGCCGAACTCCCCGCTCGCGGGCCACTGGTTCTCCGCGCAGTTCCAGGAGCTGGTACGCAACGCCTACCCGCCGCTGGACGGCAGCGGCGGTGGTGACAATGACACCCAGGCGCCCACCGTGCCCACGGGTCTGAAGGTCACGGGGAAGACCAGTGGCAGCGTCTCGCTGTCATGGACGGCGTCGACCGACGACACCGCTGTGAGCGCGTACGACGTGTACCGCTCGGGGGTTCAGGTGGGTTCCACCGCGTCGACCTCCTACACGGACACGGGCCTGACGGCCTCGACCGCGTACAGCTACACGGTCAAGGCGCGGGACGCTGCAGGTAATGTCTCGGCGGCCTCCGCGGCGGTCTCGGCCACGACCGACCAGGGCGGCGGCACCGGGAACGGCACCCTCAAGGTCCAGTACAAGAACACCGATTCCTCCGCCACCGACAACCAGATCCGGATGGGTCTGCAACTCGTCAACACCGGCTCCACCGCGGTGGATCTGTCCACGGTGAAGGTGCGGTACTGGTTCACGCCCGAGGCCGGTGCGAGCACCTTCGGCACTGCGTGCGACTACGCGGTCATCGGCTGCTCCCATGTGAACAGCGGAGTGTCCTCCTCGGGCGGTTCGGCTGCGGGGGCCAGCCACTACCTGGAGGTCGGCTTCAGCAGCGGCAGCCTGGCCGCGGGAGCCTCCACCGGGGAGATTCAGCTGCGGCTGAACAAGACCGACTGGTCCAACTTCAATGAGGCCGACGACTACAGCCGTGGAACCAACACGGCCTACGCCGACGCTTCGAAGATCGGCGTCTATGCGGGCGGCACCCTCTCCTGGGGCACCGCTCCCTGA
- a CDS encoding cupredoxin domain-containing protein encodes MRALLLPGRAGITVAAAIVCTTALVDCSNSGGGRSSSSSATPPAPAPPAPPRSSSSVGKALITIKDFAFKPTRLTVAPGTLITVVNEDAAPHTVTATGGKAFDTGDVAAGQTVTFTAPAEAGTYAYICTIHPYMKGSLTVR; translated from the coding sequence ATGCGCGCTCTGCTTCTGCCCGGCCGGGCAGGTATCACCGTGGCCGCCGCGATCGTCTGCACGACCGCACTCGTCGACTGTTCGAACAGTGGTGGCGGCAGGTCCTCGTCCTCCAGCGCCACACCACCCGCTCCCGCCCCGCCCGCCCCGCCCCGCTCATCGTCCTCTGTCGGCAAGGCACTGATCACAATCAAGGACTTCGCGTTCAAGCCGACCCGTCTGACGGTCGCCCCGGGCACGCTGATCACCGTGGTCAACGAGGACGCGGCACCCCACACCGTGACGGCGACCGGCGGCAAGGCGTTCGACACCGGCGATGTCGCGGCAGGGCAAACGGTCACCTTCACCGCGCCGGCCGAGGCCGGCACGTACGCGTACATCTGCACCATTCACCCTTACATGAAGGGTTCGCTCACTGTCCGATGA